In Nocardia asteroides, the following proteins share a genomic window:
- a CDS encoding antitoxin, with translation MSLVDTLKGLLGKGKEAVEQNADKINDAVDKAGTFIDEKTGGKYSDKIEKGKDAAKKVVPPQAGEGPAAGGTTPPAAGGTKPPTTDPGTTPGGTAPTEPGPQA, from the coding sequence ATGAGTCTCGTGGATACCTTGAAGGGCCTGCTCGGTAAGGGCAAAGAAGCGGTCGAACAGAACGCCGACAAGATCAACGACGCGGTCGACAAGGCCGGCACGTTCATCGATGAGAAGACCGGCGGCAAGTACAGCGACAAGATCGAAAAGGGCAAGGACGCGGCCAAGAAGGTCGTCCCGCCGCAGGCGGGCGAGGGCCCGGCGGCCGGTGGCACCACGCCGCCCGCGGCCGGTGGCACCAAGCCGCCCACGACCGACCCCGGCACCACGCCCGGCGGCACCGCCCCGACCGAACCGGGACCGCAGGCCTGA
- a CDS encoding MBL fold metallo-hydrolase, which produces MRLARVAGSVASSLGLAWVARAVWGLPAALGAGPSAIEPTALGTSSYRDGRFHNTEPSSMLAAGAAPSLLWSGLTQGRVGRPSRPVPLVTPAVPEEAADLAVTWYGHASALIELDGFRVLTDPVWSDRVSPSPLIGPARLHPVPGEIAELPVVDAVVISHDHYDHLDKPTVDALVRDQLAPFVVPIGIGAHLRQWGVPEDRVIELDWGGSVSLGPERTLTITCAEARHFSGRGLVRNTTLWASWALAGPTKRVYFGGDTGYTKAFAQAGAVLGPFDLTLLPIGAYDERWTDVHMNPEEAVRAHADLCLGDPGYGLLVPIHWATFNLAFHGWSEPVRRLVSAAADAGTATAVPKPGERVVPNDLPPRVSWWEDVE; this is translated from the coding sequence ATGCGGCTCGCACGCGTCGCGGGGTCGGTGGCGAGTTCGCTCGGACTCGCCTGGGTGGCGCGTGCGGTGTGGGGTCTGCCCGCCGCGCTGGGTGCCGGGCCGTCGGCGATCGAGCCGACCGCGCTCGGTACGTCGTCCTATCGGGACGGCCGGTTCCACAACACCGAACCGAGCAGCATGCTCGCCGCGGGCGCGGCGCCGTCGCTGCTGTGGTCGGGACTCACCCAGGGCCGGGTCGGCCGGCCGTCCCGGCCGGTGCCGCTGGTCACCCCCGCGGTGCCCGAGGAGGCCGCCGACCTGGCGGTCACCTGGTACGGGCACGCGAGCGCGCTGATCGAACTCGACGGTTTCCGGGTGCTCACCGATCCGGTGTGGAGCGACCGGGTCTCGCCGTCCCCGCTGATCGGCCCGGCGCGGTTGCACCCGGTGCCGGGGGAGATCGCGGAGCTGCCCGTCGTCGACGCGGTGGTCATCTCCCACGATCACTACGACCATCTCGACAAACCCACCGTCGACGCCCTGGTCCGCGACCAGCTCGCGCCGTTCGTGGTGCCGATCGGCATCGGCGCCCACCTGCGGCAGTGGGGTGTGCCCGAGGACCGGGTGATCGAGCTGGACTGGGGCGGCTCGGTCTCGCTGGGTCCGGAGCGCACGCTCACCATCACCTGCGCCGAGGCCAGGCACTTCTCCGGCCGCGGCCTGGTCCGCAACACCACACTGTGGGCGTCGTGGGCGCTGGCCGGGCCCACCAAGCGGGTCTACTTCGGCGGCGACACCGGCTACACCAAGGCGTTCGCGCAGGCGGGCGCGGTGCTCGGCCCGTTCGATCTGACGCTGCTGCCGATCGGCGCCTACGACGAGCGCTGGACCGATGTGCACATGAACCCGGAGGAGGCGGTGCGCGCGCACGCCGACCTGTGCCTGGGCGACCCGGGCTACGGGCTGCTCGTGCCGATCCACTGGGCCACGTTCAATCTCGCCTTCCACGGATGGTCCGAACCGGTGCGCCGGCTCGTGTCCGCGGCGGCCGACGCGGGCACCGCCACAGCTGTGCCCAAGCCGGGTGAGCGGGTGGTTCCGAATGACCTCCCACCGCGGGTTTCGTGGTGGGAAGATGTGGAGTGA
- a CDS encoding cysteine hydrolase family protein, with the protein MRQGNGLDIPDTLDDLCAPDRMALIVYDMQVGVLGQLPDGQEVVDRVVRVVEAARGAGYPIIFLRHFFPPRRLSGVYALRLLMSWQQAESVDEVQFILQRDTPAFDLVPELVPREDELVLDKMTMSAFEGTPLAALLRDMKIGAYAIAGVALEIGIVPTVAHSTDLGFVPVVIGDACGGRDKEAMARAYDEFAFQGNALVTDVATITGLMSKG; encoded by the coding sequence GTGCGACAAGGCAACGGACTCGACATTCCGGATACTCTCGACGATCTGTGCGCGCCCGATCGGATGGCGCTGATCGTCTACGACATGCAGGTCGGCGTGCTCGGCCAGCTGCCCGACGGCCAGGAGGTCGTCGACCGCGTCGTCCGCGTGGTCGAGGCGGCCCGCGGCGCCGGCTATCCGATCATCTTCCTGCGGCACTTCTTCCCGCCGCGCCGCCTGTCCGGCGTCTACGCCCTGCGCCTGCTGATGAGCTGGCAGCAGGCCGAATCCGTCGACGAAGTGCAGTTCATCCTGCAGCGCGACACCCCGGCCTTCGACCTGGTACCCGAGCTGGTGCCGCGCGAAGACGAACTCGTCCTGGACAAGATGACGATGTCGGCGTTCGAGGGCACCCCGCTGGCAGCCCTGCTGCGCGACATGAAGATCGGCGCCTACGCCATCGCCGGTGTGGCACTCGAGATCGGCATCGTGCCGACCGTGGCCCATTCCACCGACCTGGGTTTCGTGCCCGTGGTGATCGGTGACGCCTGCGGCGGTCGCGACAAAGAGGCGATGGCGCGCGCCTACGACGAGTTCGCCTTCCAGGGCAACGCGCTGGTCACCGACGTCGCGACGATCACCGGCCTGATGTCGAAGGGATAG
- a CDS encoding ATP-dependent DNA ligase, which yields MVRREFRGPPGAPAIEVELSNLDKVLYPETGTTKGEVIAYYSAIAEAMLPHIAGRPVTRKRWPNGVDQSDFFEKNLPEHAPAWIQRRALEHSDRRVHYPLIDSEAGMAWLGQQAALEVHVPQWRFDGDQRGDATRIVFDLDPGPGAGLPECARVALDVRDMLAGIGMRAFPVTSGSKGIHVYVPLERPLSSRGASTVAKQVAANLEQLHPDLVTATMAKSARTGKVFLDWSQNNAAKTTIAPYSLRGRAEPNAAAPRDWSELEDAKALRHLRFDEVLARWRADGDLLAELDPPLPSGPDSLTKYRSMRDAERTPEPVPADAPRPGPGDRFVVQEHHARRLHWDVRLERDGVLASWAVPKGPPTEPKHNRLAVRTEDHPIEYLHFHGTIPKGEYGAGEMTIWDTGTYVTEKWRDDEVIVEFDGQRLHGRYAFIQTKGDQWLMHFMRDQVRREPVADNGTGDLPRGLSPMLATAGEVTKLSAQEWAFETKWDGFRVIVEVTDGAVIVRSRAGNTVTGRYPRLAALGEELAGHRVVLDGEAVVFDAKGLSDISALQADSARAVFVAFDVLFLDGTSLLRKKYSDRRAVLEALGRLAPSLNVSALLDGSGAEAMRASQEQGQEGVVAKRLESVYQPGKRSQTWIKERNWRSREVVVGGWRRSDKREFKSLLLGIPHENGLIYVGRVGTGFDTEQARRISAELRRLRRETTPFVNEMTAEERRDAEWVTPNLTGTVRFQAWTDTGRLWHPVWDGVTPT from the coding sequence ATGGTCCGCCGGGAGTTCCGGGGTCCGCCGGGTGCGCCGGCCATCGAGGTTGAGCTCAGCAACCTCGACAAGGTGCTGTACCCGGAGACCGGGACCACCAAGGGCGAGGTGATCGCCTACTACTCGGCGATCGCCGAGGCGATGCTGCCGCATATCGCGGGCCGCCCGGTCACCAGGAAGCGCTGGCCGAACGGGGTCGACCAGTCCGACTTCTTCGAGAAGAATCTGCCCGAGCACGCCCCCGCGTGGATCCAGCGCCGCGCGCTCGAGCATTCCGACCGCAGGGTGCATTACCCGCTGATCGACTCCGAGGCGGGCATGGCCTGGCTCGGGCAACAGGCGGCACTGGAAGTCCATGTGCCGCAGTGGCGTTTCGACGGTGATCAGCGTGGTGACGCCACCCGCATCGTCTTCGATCTCGACCCCGGTCCCGGCGCCGGTCTGCCCGAATGCGCGCGGGTGGCGCTGGACGTGCGCGACATGCTCGCCGGCATCGGGATGCGCGCCTTCCCGGTGACCAGCGGCAGCAAGGGAATTCACGTCTACGTGCCGCTGGAGCGTCCGCTGAGCTCGCGGGGCGCGTCGACCGTGGCCAAGCAGGTCGCCGCCAATCTCGAACAGCTGCACCCGGATCTGGTGACGGCGACGATGGCGAAGTCGGCCCGCACCGGCAAGGTGTTCCTGGACTGGAGCCAGAACAACGCGGCCAAGACCACCATCGCCCCGTACTCGCTGCGCGGACGCGCCGAGCCCAATGCCGCCGCACCCCGCGACTGGAGCGAGCTCGAGGACGCGAAAGCATTGCGCCACCTCCGGTTCGACGAGGTACTCGCGCGCTGGCGGGCCGACGGCGACCTGCTGGCCGAGCTGGACCCGCCGCTGCCGAGCGGCCCCGACTCGCTCACCAAATACCGCAGCATGCGCGATGCCGAGCGCACCCCGGAACCCGTACCCGCCGACGCGCCGCGGCCGGGTCCCGGCGACCGGTTCGTGGTGCAGGAACACCACGCCCGCAGGCTGCACTGGGACGTGCGCCTGGAACGCGACGGCGTCCTGGCGTCCTGGGCGGTGCCCAAGGGCCCGCCCACCGAGCCGAAACACAACCGCCTCGCCGTGCGCACCGAGGACCACCCGATCGAGTACCTGCACTTCCACGGCACCATCCCGAAGGGCGAATACGGCGCGGGCGAGATGACGATCTGGGACACCGGCACCTACGTCACCGAGAAGTGGCGCGACGACGAGGTGATCGTCGAATTCGACGGGCAGCGCCTGCACGGCCGCTACGCCTTCATTCAGACCAAGGGCGACCAGTGGCTCATGCACTTCATGCGCGACCAGGTGCGACGGGAACCGGTGGCGGACAACGGCACCGGCGATCTGCCGCGCGGCCTGTCGCCGATGCTCGCCACCGCGGGCGAGGTGACGAAGCTGAGCGCGCAGGAGTGGGCGTTCGAGACCAAGTGGGACGGCTTCCGGGTGATCGTCGAGGTCACCGACGGTGCCGTCATCGTCCGCAGCCGGGCGGGCAACACCGTCACCGGCCGCTACCCGCGCCTGGCCGCGCTCGGCGAGGAACTGGCCGGGCACCGGGTGGTGCTCGATGGCGAGGCGGTGGTGTTCGACGCGAAGGGCCTCTCGGACATCTCGGCGCTGCAGGCGGATTCGGCGCGCGCGGTGTTCGTCGCCTTCGATGTGCTCTTCCTCGACGGCACCTCGCTGCTGCGCAAGAAGTACAGCGACCGGCGCGCGGTGCTGGAGGCGCTGGGCAGGCTGGCGCCCTCGCTGAATGTGTCGGCGCTGCTGGACGGTTCGGGAGCCGAGGCCATGCGGGCCAGTCAGGAGCAGGGACAGGAGGGCGTGGTCGCCAAGCGGCTGGAATCGGTGTATCAGCCGGGCAAGCGCAGCCAGACCTGGATCAAGGAGCGGAATTGGCGATCCAGGGAGGTGGTGGTGGGCGGGTGGCGGCGCAGCGACAAACGCGAGTTCAAATCGCTGCTGCTCGGGATACCGCACGAGAACGGGCTGATCTACGTGGGCCGCGTCGGCACCGGCTTCGACACTGAGCAGGCGCGGCGGATCAGCGCCGAACTGCGCCGCCTGCGCCGGGAGACCACCCCGTTCGTCAACGAGATGACCGCCGAGGAGCGCCGCGACGCCGAATGGGTCACCCCGAATCTCACCGGCACGGTGCGCTTCCAAGCCTGGACCGACACCGGACGGCTGTGGCATCCCGTGTGGGACGGTGTGACGCCGACCTGA
- a CDS encoding antitoxin, with the protein MDFKNLAGKAMDLAAQHADKVDGVIEKAGDVVDEKTGGKFAGQVDSAQEAAKNAIRD; encoded by the coding sequence GTGGATTTCAAGAACCTGGCGGGCAAGGCGATGGACCTGGCTGCCCAGCATGCGGACAAGGTCGACGGCGTCATCGAGAAGGCCGGTGACGTGGTGGACGAGAAGACCGGCGGCAAGTTCGCCGGCCAGGTCGACTCGGCTCAGGAAGCCGCCAAGAACGCCATCCGCGACTGA
- a CDS encoding aldo/keto reductase: MTFRSASSQVPTIVLNDGNVIPQLGFGVFQVPEDDVTPVVAEALKVGYRSIDTAAVYGNEEGVGRAIRASGIPRDEIYVTTKLWNADQGYDSTLRAFDASMQRLGLDYLDLYLIHWPVPSAGRYVDTFRAFQALKAQGRIGSIGVSNFRVIDLETVIAEAGETPAVNQIELHPTLAQRELRQYDANHAIATEAWSPLGQGTLLDNPTVVTLAKELDRTPAQIIIRWHLQLGNIVIPKSVTPSRIAENFDVFSFELDAQAMEAINRLDVGKRVGPDPGTFSAGLS, encoded by the coding sequence GTGACCTTCCGTAGCGCAAGCAGCCAAGTTCCCACCATCGTGCTCAACGACGGGAACGTCATCCCGCAGCTCGGCTTCGGTGTCTTCCAGGTGCCGGAGGACGACGTCACCCCGGTGGTGGCCGAGGCATTGAAAGTCGGCTACCGCAGCATCGACACGGCCGCGGTCTACGGCAACGAGGAAGGCGTAGGCCGCGCGATCCGTGCCTCGGGCATCCCGCGTGACGAGATCTACGTGACCACCAAGCTGTGGAACGCCGATCAGGGCTACGACAGCACGCTGCGCGCCTTCGACGCCAGCATGCAGCGACTCGGCCTGGACTATCTCGACCTGTATCTGATCCACTGGCCGGTGCCATCGGCGGGCCGCTACGTCGACACCTTCCGCGCCTTCCAGGCGCTCAAGGCGCAGGGCCGGATCGGCTCGATCGGCGTCTCCAACTTCCGTGTGATCGACCTGGAGACCGTGATCGCCGAGGCGGGCGAGACCCCGGCGGTGAACCAGATCGAACTGCATCCCACGCTCGCGCAGCGCGAACTGCGCCAGTACGACGCCAACCACGCGATCGCCACCGAGGCGTGGAGCCCGCTGGGCCAGGGCACCCTGTTGGACAACCCCACCGTGGTCACCCTGGCCAAGGAGCTGGATCGCACGCCGGCGCAGATCATCATCCGGTGGCATCTGCAGCTGGGCAATATTGTCATCCCGAAGTCGGTCACCCCGTCGCGGATCGCCGAGAACTTCGACGTGTTCTCCTTCGAGCTGGACGCGCAGGCGATGGAGGCGATCAACCGGCTCGACGTCGGGAAGCGGGTCGGCCCCGACCCGGGCACCTTCAGCGCTGGTCTGAGCTGA
- a CDS encoding NAD(P)-binding domain-containing protein → MATDFDILVIGAGQAGLSAGYHLRRRGLVPERDFLIVDHAPGPGGAWQFRWPSLTLTTVNRVHDLPRMSFAETLPPGSETAPAATAVPHYYELYEKRFDLRVRRQVTVQVVCDRTADGQSCAGRGEVLQVETEGAGTLRTRGLINGTGTWEHPFIPVYPGAADFTGRQLHTRDYHSAAEFAGKHVVIVGGGISAVQLLDEISLVTSTTWVTRSEPVFRSEPFREEDGRAAVAIVEDRVRRGLPPGSVVSVTGLPLDARLRAAQDRGALVRQPMFERIEPDGVRWADGRFQRADVILWATGFRSALDHLAPLRLRGPGGGITMTGRLATQVAVDPRIHLIGYGPSASTIGANRAGRAAAAELTAYLGISSDQR, encoded by the coding sequence GTGGCGACCGACTTCGACATCCTGGTGATCGGTGCGGGCCAGGCGGGTCTGTCCGCCGGTTATCACCTGCGCAGGCGCGGGCTGGTCCCCGAACGCGACTTCCTGATCGTCGACCACGCGCCGGGCCCCGGCGGCGCCTGGCAGTTCCGCTGGCCCTCGCTCACGCTGACCACCGTGAACCGGGTACACGATCTGCCCAGGATGTCGTTCGCCGAGACACTGCCGCCCGGATCCGAGACCGCGCCCGCGGCCACCGCCGTCCCGCACTACTACGAGCTCTACGAAAAGCGCTTCGACCTGCGGGTCCGCCGCCAGGTGACGGTGCAGGTGGTCTGCGACCGGACCGCCGACGGGCAGTCCTGCGCCGGTCGCGGCGAGGTGTTGCAGGTCGAGACCGAGGGCGCGGGCACCCTGCGCACGCGCGGGCTGATCAACGGCACCGGCACCTGGGAGCACCCGTTCATCCCCGTCTATCCGGGCGCCGCCGACTTCACCGGACGGCAGCTACACACCCGCGACTACCACTCGGCGGCCGAGTTCGCGGGCAAACACGTGGTGATCGTCGGCGGGGGTATCTCGGCGGTGCAATTGCTCGACGAGATCTCCCTGGTGACGTCCACCACATGGGTCACCAGGAGCGAGCCGGTGTTCCGCTCCGAGCCGTTCCGTGAGGAGGACGGGCGGGCCGCGGTGGCCATCGTCGAGGATCGGGTGCGGCGCGGTCTGCCGCCCGGCTCGGTCGTCTCGGTCACCGGCCTGCCGCTGGACGCGCGGCTGCGCGCCGCCCAGGACCGGGGCGCGCTGGTGCGGCAGCCGATGTTCGAGCGGATCGAGCCCGACGGGGTGCGCTGGGCGGACGGGCGATTCCAGCGGGCCGACGTCATCCTGTGGGCGACCGGGTTCCGCAGCGCCCTCGATCACCTGGCCCCGCTGCGGCTGCGCGGGCCCGGCGGCGGCATCACCATGACCGGCAGGCTGGCCACCCAGGTCGCGGTCGACCCGCGGATCCACCTGATCGGCTACGGGCCCTCGGCCAGCACCATCGGGGCCAATCGGGCGGGCCGGGCCGCGGCCGCCGAACTGACCGCCTACCTGGGGATCAGCTCAGACCAGCGCTGA
- a CDS encoding enoyl-CoA hydratase, whose protein sequence is MLGVTRDGDVITIEMQREDRRNALNEELVGLLRAALLDAVDQGARVIVLTGRGPIFSAGADLSGVYSESFLDGLLDMLHTIEALPVPVISAINGGALGAGVQLALASDLRVIEPDAYVAVPAAKLGISVDRWTVSRLVSLIGGGPARTILLAADPVTAADAYNYGFANKLGTLADAQDWAKSIAALAPLSLRAMKLMVNDDGTRAAASAQQQAALEAAWTSDDAKEGRLARQEKRPAKFVGR, encoded by the coding sequence ATGCTCGGCGTTACCCGCGACGGTGACGTGATCACCATCGAAATGCAGCGCGAGGACCGGCGCAACGCGCTCAACGAGGAGCTCGTCGGCCTGTTGCGCGCCGCGCTGCTCGACGCGGTCGACCAGGGGGCGCGGGTCATCGTGCTCACCGGCCGGGGTCCGATCTTCAGTGCGGGCGCCGATCTGTCCGGGGTGTACTCGGAGTCGTTCCTCGACGGTCTGCTCGACATGCTGCACACCATCGAAGCGCTGCCGGTGCCGGTGATCTCGGCGATCAACGGCGGCGCGCTCGGCGCGGGCGTGCAGCTGGCGCTGGCCTCGGATCTGCGGGTCATCGAGCCGGACGCCTATGTCGCGGTGCCCGCCGCGAAGCTGGGTATCTCGGTCGATCGCTGGACGGTCTCGCGGCTGGTCTCGCTGATCGGCGGCGGCCCGGCGCGCACCATCCTGCTCGCGGCCGACCCGGTGACGGCGGCCGACGCCTACAACTACGGCTTCGCCAACAAGCTCGGCACCCTGGCCGACGCGCAGGACTGGGCGAAGTCGATCGCCGCGCTGGCGCCGCTGTCGCTGCGCGCGATGAAACTGATGGTCAACGACGACGGGACGCGGGCGGCGGCGAGCGCGCAGCAGCAGGCTGCGCTGGAAGCCGCCTGGACCAGCGACGATGCGAAGGAGGGCCGCTTGGCTCGGCAGGAGAAACGCCCCGCGAAGTTCGTGGGCCGCTGA
- a CDS encoding acetyl-coenzyme A carboxylase carboxyl transferase subunits beta/alpha gives MSADDLIGQLLDTDSFLSWDRSPVEPAVSPKYRQELIAAAQRAGTDESVVTGEGLLRGRRVAVIACEFGFLAGSIGVAAAERIVTAVERATELGLPLIASPTSGGTRMQEGTVAFVQMVKIAGAVAVHKAAGHPYLVYLRNPTMGGVFASWGSLGHITFAEPGALIGFLGPRVYEALYGKPFPPGVQTAENLYRNGVIDGVVPVEVFRRIAHRALSVASGVVLPITAEPGWAAPVRSPAGAAATDATAWDSVLSTRRPGRPGIRDLLRHVTQRVPLSGTGQGESDRTVVLALARFGGQPCVVFGHDRRGQDGEHTMGPAALREARRAMALAQELRLPLVLVIDTVGAALSKEAEERGLAPEIARCLADLVTLDTPTVSILLGQGTGGGALALLPADRVIAAAHGWLAPLPPEGASAIVFRDTEHAPELAAAQGIRALDLRAAGVVDRIVAEYPDAADEPVAFARRMVLAVTEELTELRAKPAAELRALRQARYRRIGLPGVTG, from the coding sequence ATGTCGGCGGATGACCTGATCGGGCAGTTGCTCGACACCGATTCGTTCCTGAGCTGGGACCGGTCACCGGTCGAGCCCGCGGTTTCGCCGAAGTACCGGCAGGAGCTGATCGCGGCGGCGCAGCGGGCGGGCACCGACGAGTCGGTGGTGACGGGGGAGGGGCTGCTGCGCGGCAGGCGGGTGGCCGTGATCGCCTGCGAATTCGGCTTTCTGGCGGGGTCGATCGGTGTCGCCGCGGCCGAGCGGATCGTCACCGCGGTGGAACGCGCGACCGAACTCGGCCTGCCGCTGATCGCCTCGCCCACCTCGGGCGGCACCCGGATGCAGGAGGGCACAGTCGCTTTCGTGCAGATGGTGAAGATCGCGGGCGCGGTCGCCGTGCACAAGGCGGCGGGCCATCCGTATCTCGTCTATCTACGCAATCCCACGATGGGAGGGGTGTTCGCGTCGTGGGGATCGCTGGGGCACATCACCTTCGCCGAGCCCGGCGCGCTGATCGGCTTCCTCGGCCCGCGGGTGTACGAGGCGTTGTACGGCAAGCCTTTTCCACCGGGCGTGCAGACCGCCGAGAACCTGTATCGCAACGGTGTGATCGACGGTGTGGTCCCGGTGGAGGTGTTCCGGCGCATCGCGCACCGGGCGTTGAGCGTCGCCAGCGGCGTCGTCCTGCCGATCACCGCGGAGCCGGGTTGGGCTGCGCCGGTACGCAGTCCGGCCGGAGCGGCGGCGACCGACGCCACCGCGTGGGACTCGGTGCTGAGCACTCGCAGGCCGGGCCGCCCCGGCATCCGCGACCTGCTGCGCCATGTCACCCAGCGAGTTCCGTTGAGCGGCACGGGCCAGGGCGAATCCGATCGCACCGTGGTGCTGGCCCTGGCCCGCTTCGGCGGACAGCCCTGTGTGGTCTTCGGCCACGACCGCCGCGGCCAGGACGGCGAGCACACCATGGGCCCGGCCGCCCTGCGCGAGGCCCGCCGCGCGATGGCGCTGGCCCAGGAGCTGCGCCTGCCGCTGGTGCTGGTGATCGACACCGTCGGCGCCGCGCTCTCGAAGGAGGCCGAGGAGCGCGGGCTGGCGCCCGAGATCGCGCGCTGTCTGGCCGACCTGGTCACCCTCGACACCCCCACCGTCTCGATTCTGCTCGGTCAGGGCACCGGCGGCGGCGCCCTGGCGCTGTTGCCCGCCGACCGGGTAATCGCCGCGGCCCACGGCTGGCTGGCCCCGCTGCCACCGGAGGGCGCCAGCGCCATCGTCTTCCGCGACACCGAGCACGCCCCGGAACTGGCCGCCGCCCAGGGCATTCGCGCGCTCGACCTGCGTGCGGCGGGTGTCGTCGACCGGATCGTCGCCGAGTATCCCGACGCCGCCGACGAGCCCGTCGCCTTCGCCCGCCGCATGGTCCTGGCCGTCACCGAGGAACTCACCGAGCTGCGCGCGAAACCGGCCGCGGAACTGCGCGCCCTGCGGCAGGCGCGCTACCGCCGGATCGGGCTGCCCGGGGTGACCGGCTGA
- a CDS encoding energy-coupling factor transporter transmembrane component T family protein: MSTVLLREVPVDSVVHRLWAGTKMIAAFLLSLLLMFLPTWPVLGVIVVFLVVIFVAARLPLGALPRLPWWFWGLVLLGGLINAPIGTKAVLGYLQVFVFGMVLVAASFLIAFTTPMGEVAPALAKLGAPLRKLRLPVDEWAVVVALTLRGLPLLLDEIRVLRAARKLRPKANLLHRAADHNPLIDILTACMAVSSRRAGELGEAITARGGTGMLTAHPSGPTRRDAVALGIVSAVCAGAIALSAAL, encoded by the coding sequence ATGAGTACCGTGCTGCTGCGCGAAGTCCCCGTCGACAGTGTCGTGCACCGGCTCTGGGCCGGTACCAAGATGATCGCGGCCTTCCTGCTGAGCCTGCTGCTGATGTTCCTGCCCACGTGGCCGGTGCTCGGCGTGATCGTGGTCTTCCTGGTGGTGATCTTCGTGGCGGCCCGGCTACCGCTGGGCGCGCTGCCCCGATTGCCCTGGTGGTTCTGGGGTCTCGTGCTGCTCGGCGGGCTGATCAACGCGCCGATCGGAACCAAGGCCGTGCTCGGGTATCTGCAGGTCTTCGTGTTCGGCATGGTGCTGGTGGCCGCCTCGTTCCTGATCGCGTTCACCACGCCGATGGGCGAGGTGGCGCCCGCGCTCGCGAAACTCGGTGCGCCACTGCGCAAACTGCGCCTGCCGGTGGACGAATGGGCGGTGGTGGTGGCACTGACCCTGCGCGGCCTGCCGCTGCTGCTCGACGAGATCCGGGTGCTGCGGGCCGCGCGCAAGCTGCGCCCCAAGGCGAATCTGCTGCACCGCGCCGCCGACCACAATCCGCTCATCGACATCCTCACCGCGTGCATGGCCGTGTCCAGCAGGCGGGCGGGCGAACTCGGCGAGGCGATCACCGCGCGCGGCGGCACCGGCATGCTCACCGCCCATCCGAGTGGTCCCACCAGGCGCGATGCCGTCGCGCTCGGCATCGTGTCGGCCGTCTGCGCAGGCGCGATCGCGCTCAGCGCGGCACTCTGA